A part of Actinomycetota bacterium genomic DNA contains:
- a CDS encoding NADH-quinone oxidoreductase subunit N, whose amino-acid sequence MNFTPPNVELGGIAPEIALSVTALLILVVHGFVGDRGKNLYLPLLASAGLAVAAVLCVAVWGQTELQLAGMVAMDGFSTFIKIALVSFGLLTVWLGRDYLRREGVEESEFYALVLFAVTGMMLMAGAADLMMMFLALETFSLALYVLVGYRRRSLGGQEASMKYFLLGSFSSAFFLLGVALTYGATGTTNLYATGGGAGTPGVFGFLASAPAQETGLMVIAAGFLIVGLGFKVAAVPFHMWTPDAYQGAPSPVTGFMAASSKVAAFAAVLRLLESALIQLRWDWRPLVIGVAVVTMLVGSILAVVQEDLKRMLAYSSIAHAGFIFTGVIAANDRGVSGSLFYLATYGLTVVGAFAILAVLAGREERRTRLIDHKGLFYENPLLAGALTLFLLSLAGVPITSGFVGKLVVFGAAIEAGYEWVVVIGVLTSAIATFFYLRVMVVMYMQEPDEVRDPLRPGAASLAVIGLTAAATLVFGLFWSPLIQLAEKATFYF is encoded by the coding sequence GTGAACTTCACGCCTCCGAACGTGGAGCTCGGCGGGATCGCGCCGGAGATCGCTCTCAGCGTGACCGCTCTGCTGATCTTGGTGGTGCACGGCTTCGTCGGAGACAGGGGCAAGAACCTCTACCTCCCGCTGCTCGCCAGCGCTGGTCTGGCCGTGGCGGCTGTCCTGTGCGTCGCGGTGTGGGGACAGACCGAGCTTCAGCTCGCGGGGATGGTGGCGATGGACGGCTTCTCGACCTTCATCAAGATCGCGTTGGTGAGTTTCGGCCTGCTGACGGTGTGGCTCGGCCGCGACTACCTGAGGCGGGAGGGGGTGGAGGAGTCGGAGTTCTACGCGCTGGTGCTGTTCGCCGTCACGGGGATGATGCTGATGGCGGGGGCCGCGGACCTGATGATGATGTTCCTCGCGCTCGAGACGTTCTCGCTCGCGCTCTACGTCCTCGTGGGATACCGGCGCCGTTCCCTGGGCGGGCAAGAGGCATCGATGAAGTACTTCTTGCTGGGTTCCTTCTCGTCCGCCTTCTTCTTGCTCGGCGTCGCCCTCACGTACGGCGCGACCGGAACGACGAACCTGTACGCGACCGGCGGCGGGGCGGGGACACCCGGAGTCTTCGGCTTCCTCGCGTCGGCCCCCGCGCAAGAGACCGGCTTGATGGTGATCGCCGCCGGGTTCCTGATCGTCGGCCTGGGTTTCAAGGTCGCCGCGGTTCCCTTCCACATGTGGACACCCGACGCGTATCAGGGCGCACCCTCCCCGGTCACCGGGTTCATGGCCGCGAGTTCGAAGGTGGCAGCGTTCGCCGCGGTCCTCCGGTTGCTGGAGAGCGCGTTGATCCAGCTTCGCTGGGACTGGAGGCCGTTGGTGATAGGCGTTGCGGTCGTCACGATGCTCGTGGGCTCGATCCTCGCGGTCGTGCAAGAGGACCTCAAGCGGATGCTTGCGTATTCGTCCATCGCACACGCCGGGTTCATCTTCACGGGGGTCATCGCGGCGAACGATCGCGGCGTCTCCGGATCCCTCTTCTATCTCGCGACGTACGGGCTGACGGTTGTGGGCGCGTTCGCGATCCTCGCCGTTCTGGCGGGGCGCGAGGAGCGACGGACGCGGCTCATCGACCACAAGGGGCTCTTCTACGAGAACCCGCTTCTGGCGGGCGCGTTGACGCTGTTCCTGCTCTCACTCGCGGGTGTGCCCATCACGTCGGGGTTCGTCGGCAAGCTCGTGGTGTTCGGCGCCGCGATCGAGGCGGGCTACGAGTGGGTCGTGGTGATCGGGGTACTCACGAGCGCGATCGCCACCTTCTTCTACCTGCGCGTGATGGTCGTGATGTACATGCAGGAGCCCGACGAGGTCCGGGACCCACTCCGACCGGGCGCGGCATCGCTCGCCGTCATAGGTCTCACCGCGGCCGCGACGCTGGTGTTCGGCCTCTTCTGGAGCCCGCTGATCCAACTAGCGGAGAAGGCGACCTTCTACTTCTAG
- a CDS encoding NADH-quinone oxidoreductase subunit M, whose protein sequence is MTELPILDIVIFAPLVGAVLLGFIPKERIEVLRLAALAVTLITFLLSIGVLLQFEANSEAQFQLGSSLSWIPEWGIGYITGIDGVSLWMVMLTTFLMPLGVLASWSITTRAKAYFVFFLALETGLLGVFTALDMFLFYLFWEASLVPMYFLIGMWGYGRRIYAAMKFFLFTLVGSLLMLVSIVYLYFAASGAPTFSYTELLGTQLPLDVQRLLFLGFFASFAVKVPLVPFHTWLPDAHTEAPTAGSVLLAGVLLKLGAYGLIRFAIPFFPDAARDLAPIIIGLSMVGIIYGALVATMQKDLKRLVAYSSVAHLGFVTLGIFVGSIQGMSGGILQMVSHGLSSGALFMLVGALYDRRHTRLIADFGGLARTVPILSGVFLVVALSSLGLPGLNGFVGEFLILLGTFFSYRWWVVPAALGVVLAAIYLLWAYQRVFHGEVTDEQNRLLPDLNGRELAMLGPILVLIVLIGVYPKPFLDRIEPSAQRIVDTFNQTSVEPEGASVAGEAAR, encoded by the coding sequence ATGACGGAGCTTCCTATCCTCGACATCGTGATCTTCGCCCCGTTGGTCGGGGCGGTGTTGTTGGGATTCATCCCGAAGGAGCGGATAGAGGTGCTGCGGCTCGCGGCGCTCGCAGTGACGCTCATCACGTTCCTGCTGTCGATCGGCGTGTTGCTTCAGTTCGAGGCGAACTCCGAGGCTCAGTTCCAACTCGGGTCGTCACTGTCGTGGATCCCGGAATGGGGCATCGGCTACATCACCGGCATCGACGGGGTGAGCCTGTGGATGGTGATGCTGACGACTTTCCTGATGCCTCTTGGTGTCCTCGCCTCCTGGAGCATCACCACCAGGGCGAAGGCTTACTTCGTCTTCTTCCTCGCGCTGGAGACGGGTCTGCTCGGGGTGTTCACCGCGCTCGACATGTTCCTCTTCTATCTGTTCTGGGAGGCGAGCCTCGTCCCGATGTACTTCCTGATCGGGATGTGGGGTTACGGCCGCCGGATCTACGCGGCGATGAAGTTCTTCCTGTTCACGCTGGTCGGCTCCCTGCTGATGCTGGTCTCGATCGTGTATCTCTACTTTGCGGCCTCCGGAGCTCCGACCTTCAGCTACACCGAGCTCCTGGGTACGCAGCTGCCCCTGGACGTTCAACGGTTGCTGTTCCTGGGTTTCTTCGCGTCGTTCGCGGTGAAGGTGCCGCTCGTCCCGTTCCACACCTGGTTGCCCGATGCTCACACCGAAGCACCGACCGCGGGCTCCGTCCTGCTCGCGGGGGTGCTGTTGAAGCTCGGCGCGTATGGGTTGATCCGCTTCGCGATCCCGTTCTTCCCGGATGCGGCCCGAGACCTCGCCCCGATCATCATCGGGCTATCGATGGTGGGGATCATCTACGGCGCTCTGGTCGCGACGATGCAGAAGGACCTCAAGCGGCTGGTCGCCTACTCCTCGGTCGCGCATCTCGGCTTCGTCACGCTGGGGATATTCGTCGGGAGCATCCAGGGCATGAGCGGCGGGATCCTGCAGATGGTGAGCCACGGGTTGTCGAGCGGCGCCTTGTTCATGCTCGTGGGCGCGCTTTACGACCGGCGCCACACGCGCCTGATCGCCGACTTCGGCGGGCTCGCCCGTACCGTCCCGATCCTCTCGGGCGTCTTCCTCGTCGTAGCTCTCTCGTCGCTGGGGTTGCCCGGCCTGAACGGATTCGTCGGCGAGTTCCTCATCCTCCTGGGTACCTTCTTCTCCTATCGCTGGTGGGTAGTTCCCGCCGCGCTCGGTGTCGTGCTCGCCGCGATCTACCTCTTGTGGGCGTACCAGCGCGTGTTCCACGGCGAGGTGACCGACGAACAGAACCGCCTGCTCCCCGACCTGAACGGGCGGGAGCTGGCGATGCTGGGGCCGATCCTGGTTCTGATCGTGCTCATCGGCGTTTATCCGAAGCCGTTCCTCGACCGCATCGAGCCCTCGGCGCAGCGCATCGTCGACACCTTCAACCAGACCTCCGTCGAACCAGAGGGCGCATCGGTCGCGGGGGAGGCGGCTAGGTGA
- the nuoL gene encoding NADH-quinone oxidoreductase subunit L, with the protein MTANLAVESATFVDHTQLAPLIIALPLIGSTVLMFFGRRIGKLAGVVGSAAVGAAFLASLVTFLGVVSSGHHEVAEGHRYFEWIVVGDFSVGFDLLVDQLSGIMLLVVTGVGTLIHVYSIGYMHDDPRYSRFFAYLNLFVAFMLILVLAENLLLLFVGWEGVGLASYLLIGFWFEKHSAANAAKKAFIVNRIGDFSFLLGIFLLASTVGSLSMIAINEHAAAMTAGIATVAALLLFGGATGKSAQIPLYVWLPDAMEGPTPVSALIHAATMVTAGVYMVARLSPVFEASRGVALMVVGIIGAATALWAGLMAAFEYDIKKVLAYSTISQLGYMFLAHGVHAYSAGIFHLVTHAFFKALMFLGAGAVMHALAGETDMRKMGGLRKVMPITGTTFMLGWLAISGIAPFAGFFSKDAILASAWADGQYVLWAVGALSAFITAFYMSRLYFRVFEGPVKVPEGVHVHDVPPSMAAALVPLAFLSLVGGVINLPGLLTLEHFLEPVVGASHVPEGLTPWILGGIALLVAVAGILLARSVYMTRAGSLRRRKAHARVPGFVTAARNKFYVDRIYGYGIVLPGKALSRYLADVFDPRYIDGVLTGTGRAIARTSESFRGIQTGYVRNYALMVLLGVVIILSVLLVRVGLT; encoded by the coding sequence ATGACGGCTAACCTCGCGGTGGAGAGCGCCACGTTCGTCGACCACACTCAGTTGGCGCCACTGATCATCGCTCTGCCCTTGATCGGGTCGACGGTGTTGATGTTCTTCGGACGCCGGATCGGGAAACTCGCGGGCGTCGTCGGTTCGGCTGCCGTCGGCGCGGCGTTCCTCGCGTCGCTTGTCACCTTCCTCGGCGTCGTCTCCTCCGGCCACCATGAGGTCGCTGAGGGACACCGCTACTTCGAGTGGATCGTGGTCGGCGACTTCTCCGTCGGATTCGACCTGCTGGTCGACCAACTCTCCGGAATCATGTTGCTGGTCGTCACCGGCGTCGGGACGCTGATCCACGTCTATTCGATCGGCTACATGCACGACGACCCGCGCTACTCGCGCTTCTTCGCCTATCTCAACCTGTTCGTCGCGTTCATGCTGATCCTGGTGCTCGCCGAGAACCTGCTCCTCCTGTTCGTCGGGTGGGAGGGCGTCGGCCTCGCGTCGTACCTGCTGATCGGGTTCTGGTTCGAGAAACACTCCGCCGCGAACGCGGCGAAGAAGGCGTTCATCGTGAACCGGATCGGCGACTTCTCGTTCTTGCTCGGGATCTTCCTATTGGCCTCGACGGTAGGCAGCCTCAGCATGATCGCGATCAACGAGCATGCCGCGGCGATGACCGCGGGTATCGCCACGGTGGCAGCGCTGTTGTTGTTCGGTGGCGCCACCGGCAAGAGCGCACAGATACCCCTGTACGTCTGGCTGCCGGACGCGATGGAGGGTCCGACCCCGGTTTCTGCCCTCATCCACGCGGCCACCATGGTCACCGCAGGTGTCTACATGGTGGCGCGACTGAGCCCGGTGTTCGAGGCCTCCAGAGGAGTCGCGTTGATGGTCGTCGGCATCATCGGTGCCGCAACCGCGCTGTGGGCGGGGCTGATGGCGGCTTTCGAGTACGACATCAAGAAGGTGCTCGCCTACTCGACGATCTCGCAGCTGGGCTACATGTTCCTGGCGCACGGCGTCCACGCGTACTCGGCCGGGATCTTCCACCTCGTCACGCACGCTTTCTTCAAGGCGCTGATGTTCCTCGGTGCGGGCGCGGTGATGCACGCGCTAGCCGGTGAGACCGACATGCGCAAGATGGGTGGGCTGCGGAAGGTCATGCCGATCACCGGTACGACCTTCATGTTGGGGTGGCTCGCGATCTCCGGGATCGCGCCGTTCGCCGGCTTCTTCTCGAAGGACGCCATCCTGGCGTCCGCGTGGGCCGATGGGCAGTACGTGCTGTGGGCGGTGGGTGCACTGAGCGCCTTCATCACCGCCTTCTACATGTCGCGCCTTTACTTCCGCGTCTTCGAGGGACCCGTGAAAGTTCCGGAAGGTGTGCACGTGCACGACGTTCCGCCGTCCATGGCCGCGGCTCTCGTACCCCTCGCCTTCCTGTCGCTCGTAGGCGGCGTGATCAACCTCCCGGGTCTGCTGACCCTCGAGCACTTCTTGGAGCCCGTGGTGGGCGCGTCGCACGTGCCGGAGGGGCTGACACCGTGGATCCTGGGCGGCATCGCTCTGCTGGTCGCGGTTGCCGGGATCTTGTTGGCCAGGAGCGTCTACATGACCAGGGCTGGCTCGCTTCGCCGGCGCAAGGCCCACGCCCGAGTACCGGGGTTCGTGACCGCCGCGCGCAATAAGTTCTACGTCGACAGGATCTACGGGTACGGGATCGTGCTTCCGGGCAAGGCGCTGTCGAGGTACCTCGCGGACGTCTTCGATCCCCGCTACATCGACGGTGTCCTCACCGGTACCGGCCGCGCGATCGCGCGCACGTCTGAGAGCTTCCGAGGGATCCAAACGGGCTACGTGCGCAACTACGCCTTGATGGTCCTCCTGGGTGTCGTGATCATCCTCAGCGTCCTGCTCGTCCGAGTAGGTCTCACATGA
- the nuoK gene encoding NADH-quinone oxidoreductase subunit NuoK: MAPGFYLLLAGLMFTIGVIGVLVRRNAIVIFMFIELMLNAINLVFVTFARQHGHVDGQVLVFFVLVVAAAEVVIGLAIISLIFRHRVSSSVDEINLLRR; the protein is encoded by the coding sequence GTGGCCCCAGGGTTCTACTTACTGCTCGCGGGCCTGATGTTCACCATCGGGGTGATCGGTGTGCTGGTCCGGCGTAACGCGATCGTCATCTTCATGTTCATCGAGTTGATGTTGAACGCGATCAACCTTGTGTTCGTCACCTTCGCGCGTCAACACGGTCACGTGGACGGACAGGTGCTGGTGTTCTTCGTCCTCGTCGTGGCGGCGGCAGAGGTCGTGATCGGCCTCGCGATCATCTCGCTGATCTTCCGCCATCGCGTCTCCTCCAGCGTCGACGAGATCAACCTTCTGCGCCGATGA
- a CDS encoding NADH-quinone oxidoreductase subunit J, whose product MNLEVLLFGIVFVSALGFSIAMLFAPNAVHVALFLVGTQIALAVGFLLQGAFFVAAIQIIVYAGAIMVLFLFVIMLLGIDLKESLIEPLTGQRGTALALSAFLGLGLIFVAVQGADLAAGGADGASALTELNREPGNVKAIANALFSRYLLPFEVTSILLVVAIVGVMVLARRISAVETDRHERAALNEEPS is encoded by the coding sequence ATGAACCTGGAGGTCCTCCTCTTCGGCATCGTCTTCGTCTCGGCCCTCGGCTTCTCGATCGCGATGCTGTTCGCGCCGAACGCGGTTCACGTGGCGCTGTTCCTGGTCGGGACCCAGATCGCACTCGCCGTGGGGTTCTTGTTGCAGGGCGCTTTCTTCGTCGCCGCGATCCAGATCATCGTCTATGCGGGCGCCATCATGGTGCTGTTCCTCTTCGTCATCATGTTGCTCGGCATCGACCTGAAGGAGTCTCTGATCGAGCCCTTGACGGGGCAGCGAGGCACCGCCCTCGCCCTGAGCGCATTCCTCGGTCTCGGCCTCATCTTCGTCGCCGTCCAAGGCGCCGATCTGGCCGCCGGTGGCGCCGACGGCGCCTCCGCGTTAACCGAGCTGAATCGAGAGCCCGGCAACGTTAAGGCGATCGCCAACGCGTTGTTCAGCCGCTACCTCCTGCCGTTCGAGGTGACGTCGATCCTGCTCGTCGTGGCGATCGTCGGGGTGATGGTGCTCGCCCGCCGAATCAGCGCCGTAGAGACCGACCGCCACGAGCGCGCCGCCTTGAATGAGGAGCCGTCGTGA
- the nuoI gene encoding NADH-quinone oxidoreductase subunit NuoI produces MGVVVKNIFKRKDTASYPEVRRRPFPRYKGRHILDRHPDGLEKCIGCELCAGACPADAIYVVAAENTPEARFSPGERYAQIYQINYLRCIFCGLCIEACPTEALLMTTEYELSADSREAMIYKKDQLIIDSPIVRHWETKREIAPESYFEDSAG; encoded by the coding sequence ATGGGCGTGGTCGTAAAGAACATCTTCAAGAGAAAAGACACCGCGTCTTACCCGGAGGTCCGGCGACGCCCGTTCCCTCGTTACAAGGGCCGCCACATCCTCGACCGGCACCCGGATGGGCTGGAGAAGTGCATCGGCTGCGAGCTGTGCGCGGGCGCGTGCCCGGCGGACGCCATCTACGTCGTGGCGGCGGAGAACACGCCGGAAGCCCGTTTCTCGCCCGGCGAGAGATACGCGCAGATCTATCAGATCAACTACCTCCGCTGCATCTTCTGTGGCCTGTGCATCGAGGCCTGCCCCACAGAGGCCCTTCTTATGACGACGGAATACGAGCTCTCTGCGGATTCGCGCGAGGCGATGATCTACAAGAAGGACCAGCTGATCATCGATTCGCCGATCGTGCGCCACTGGGAGACGAAGCGGGAGATCGCACCCGAGAGCTACTTCGAGGACTCGGCCGGATGA
- a CDS encoding NADH-quinone oxidoreductase subunit H, with the protein MIGNVIDWIGAPLIIAVVKVIVVFTVLLLVTMLVIWFERRVLAFMQSRRGPNRHGPFGLMQTLADGIKLFFKEDFRPKNADRWAYALAPVAAMVPSFLAFAVIPIGDHVTIGDRRVDFILSDLNIGLLYFLAMGSLGVYGIVLAGWASGSKYPLLGGVRSTAQLISYEIALGLSLVPIVLVAGSLSTQDIVAAQAGTVGEVTVFNGIPVLDQLSNIFGFVPNWYIWSQWPAFLIFLIAGIAETNRAPFDLPEAETELVAGFHTEYSGIRFAMFFLGEYIHVVAISAMAVTLFFGGWHGPQFGIPWIMPLVWFTLKVLFFVYLFVWVRATLPRLRYDRLMWLGWKRLIPAALGWIMVTAIVNTEGISRNVRLGVFGVLFLVVLVWMGRGDPRLARIVPVKRSVREVPSGSA; encoded by the coding sequence ATGATCGGCAACGTCATCGACTGGATCGGCGCCCCGCTGATCATCGCGGTGGTCAAGGTCATTGTGGTGTTCACGGTGCTTCTCCTGGTCACGATGCTGGTGATCTGGTTCGAGCGCCGGGTGCTCGCATTCATGCAGTCCCGCCGCGGCCCGAACCGTCACGGCCCGTTCGGGTTGATGCAGACGCTGGCGGACGGCATCAAGTTGTTCTTCAAGGAGGACTTCAGGCCGAAGAACGCGGATCGGTGGGCGTACGCGCTGGCTCCCGTGGCCGCGATGGTGCCATCGTTCCTGGCCTTCGCCGTCATCCCGATCGGCGACCACGTCACGATCGGTGACCGCAGGGTCGACTTCATCCTGAGCGACCTCAACATCGGGCTCCTGTACTTCCTCGCGATGGGCTCTCTCGGTGTCTACGGCATCGTTCTGGCGGGCTGGGCTTCGGGTTCGAAGTACCCGTTGCTGGGTGGCGTGCGCTCCACGGCTCAGCTGATCTCGTACGAGATCGCGCTCGGCCTTTCGCTCGTTCCGATCGTCCTCGTGGCGGGAAGTCTCTCGACGCAAGACATCGTCGCCGCCCAAGCGGGCACGGTGGGCGAGGTGACGGTGTTCAACGGGATCCCGGTGCTCGACCAGCTGTCGAACATCTTTGGATTCGTCCCCAACTGGTACATCTGGTCGCAGTGGCCCGCGTTCTTGATCTTTCTGATCGCCGGCATCGCGGAGACGAACCGGGCGCCGTTCGACCTGCCGGAGGCCGAGACCGAGCTCGTGGCCGGGTTCCACACCGAGTATTCCGGCATCCGCTTCGCGATGTTCTTCCTGGGCGAGTACATCCACGTCGTCGCCATCTCGGCGATGGCGGTGACGTTGTTCTTCGGAGGTTGGCACGGGCCCCAGTTCGGGATCCCGTGGATCATGCCGTTGGTCTGGTTCACGCTGAAGGTGCTGTTCTTCGTGTACCTGTTCGTGTGGGTCAGGGCGACGTTGCCTCGGCTGAGGTACGACCGCTTGATGTGGCTGGGATGGAAGCGCCTGATCCCCGCGGCGCTGGGCTGGATCATGGTGACGGCGATCGTCAACACCGAAGGGATCTCGCGCAACGTCCGTCTCGGAGTCTTCGGCGTCTTGTTCCTCGTCGTGCTGGTCTGGATGGGCCGTGGCGATCCTCGGCTCGCGCGCATCGTCCCCGTGAAGCGGAGCGTTCGGGAGGTGCCCAGTGGCAGTGCCTGA
- the nuoG gene encoding NADH-quinone oxidoreductase subunit NuoG, whose amino-acid sequence MNDAARDDLVTITINGQTVNTEKGRLLIDVAEQMGIFIPRFCYHPGMKSVAVCRMCLVQVEGQNKLLPACATAVTDEMKANTVSEDAVDAQKGMLEFLLINHPLDCPICDRAGECPLQDQTFQHGPGSTRYVEPKRTYEKALEISDLVVLDRERCVLCWRCVRFSDEIAGDRFIQLVDRGPGTQILTFNEEPFDSYFSGNTIQICPVGALTSKPYRFVSRPWDLETAPSVCTYCSVGCPITNESRSGKMVRVQALPNEQVNDFWMCDKGRFAYHHVSADDRLETPLIRGEEDAFQSAPWGRAYSTIADKLEGKSRIGVIAGGHLTTEDAYAIGRLARRTLKTNNIDSRIQDAGAPYEVVLPVTGAAGSSARYDDLDEAKTIVWVGPDPKETLPVLYLRIRKAVLDHGAELIVVSPRSMSLDTIAADRELTPVGEEAAALRGLETQGPVVVCWSAASPGRNEAAVAEAAAALAVATGGKLLVCPPHAGSQGMLDMGVHPALAAGYVPVGEPGLDTRAMLEAAAAGELDALFLFGADLLRDFPDRDLAQGALDASPFTVVVELFATETVAHADVVLPGAAYAEREGTFTNLERRLQKLERLLPVPGSAKEPWDICAGIAKSLGEDWGWRDFNDVWVDIKKNVKTHATVDVEALAQDMPQSSLQYESAFSGMANDSPHVPVAGPGGQYPKGFRQGAPFQTGQNWPLSWELRAFEAEQRPGFIPPVAHPGAAGSGGDGTGGSDSPRLQPEPPRSEATAASRGAAELGTAPSPSSPAAGEAGSATTANETGSAAPADAGSSPSFVLLTGRQLYDEGTMMARSAALRRLQRKPFVELNDEDAKALEIDDGQDVLVEGNGRSFTVRAVIGDIARGAVFVPYDQAGLPANELISGVDPTVSVRRP is encoded by the coding sequence GTGAACGACGCTGCGCGCGACGACCTCGTCACCATCACGATCAACGGTCAAACGGTCAACACGGAGAAGGGCCGCCTCCTCATCGACGTGGCCGAGCAGATGGGGATCTTCATTCCTCGGTTCTGCTACCACCCCGGCATGAAGTCCGTCGCGGTGTGCCGGATGTGCCTCGTTCAGGTCGAAGGCCAGAACAAGCTCTTGCCGGCATGTGCCACCGCGGTGACGGACGAGATGAAGGCGAACACGGTCTCGGAGGATGCGGTCGATGCGCAGAAGGGCATGCTCGAGTTCCTCCTAATCAACCACCCGCTCGACTGCCCCATCTGCGATCGCGCCGGTGAGTGCCCGCTGCAAGACCAGACGTTCCAGCACGGGCCGGGGTCCACGCGTTACGTCGAGCCGAAACGGACGTACGAGAAGGCGTTGGAGATCTCGGACCTCGTGGTGCTCGACCGCGAGCGCTGCGTGCTCTGTTGGCGCTGCGTCCGGTTCTCGGACGAGATCGCCGGGGACCGGTTCATCCAACTCGTCGACCGTGGCCCCGGTACGCAGATCCTGACGTTCAACGAGGAGCCGTTCGACAGCTACTTCTCCGGCAACACGATCCAGATCTGCCCCGTCGGCGCGTTGACGTCGAAGCCCTACCGCTTCGTATCGCGACCGTGGGACCTGGAGACGGCGCCCAGCGTCTGTACCTATTGCTCCGTCGGCTGCCCGATCACCAACGAGTCGCGCAGCGGAAAGATGGTTCGCGTTCAAGCTCTTCCGAACGAACAGGTCAACGACTTCTGGATGTGCGACAAGGGGCGGTTCGCGTATCACCACGTTTCGGCGGACGACCGCTTGGAGACGCCGCTCATCCGCGGCGAGGAGGACGCGTTCCAAAGTGCCCCCTGGGGTCGCGCCTACTCCACGATCGCTGACAAGCTCGAGGGCAAGAGCCGCATCGGCGTCATCGCCGGAGGCCACCTGACGACCGAGGACGCCTACGCGATCGGCCGCCTCGCCCGTCGTACGTTGAAGACGAACAACATCGACTCGCGGATCCAGGACGCGGGGGCGCCGTACGAGGTGGTGCTCCCGGTAACGGGCGCCGCGGGGTCCAGCGCCCGCTATGACGACCTCGACGAAGCGAAGACCATCGTGTGGGTCGGGCCCGATCCGAAAGAGACGCTGCCCGTTCTGTACCTGCGGATCCGCAAAGCCGTCCTCGATCACGGGGCGGAATTGATCGTTGTCTCACCGCGCTCCATGTCCCTCGACACGATCGCGGCCGATCGGGAGCTCACACCGGTAGGTGAGGAAGCTGCCGCGCTACGGGGACTCGAAACGCAAGGTCCCGTCGTCGTCTGCTGGTCCGCAGCGTCGCCCGGCCGGAACGAGGCTGCGGTTGCCGAAGCGGCCGCTGCCCTGGCGGTTGCGACCGGCGGCAAGCTCCTCGTGTGCCCGCCGCATGCCGGGTCGCAGGGGATGCTGGACATGGGCGTCCACCCCGCGCTCGCCGCCGGCTACGTTCCTGTGGGAGAGCCAGGCCTCGACACCCGCGCGATGCTCGAGGCCGCGGCCGCGGGGGAGCTCGACGCGCTCTTCCTGTTCGGCGCGGACCTGCTGCGCGATTTCCCCGACCGCGACCTCGCGCAGGGGGCGCTGGACGCGAGCCCCTTCACCGTCGTGGTCGAGCTCTTCGCCACCGAGACCGTCGCGCACGCGGATGTCGTCCTACCGGGCGCCGCGTACGCCGAACGCGAGGGGACGTTCACGAACCTCGAGCGCAGACTCCAGAAGCTAGAGAGGCTCCTGCCCGTGCCCGGCTCCGCGAAAGAGCCGTGGGACATATGCGCGGGGATCGCGAAGAGCCTCGGTGAAGACTGGGGCTGGCGCGATTTCAACGACGTGTGGGTCGACATCAAGAAAAACGTGAAGACCCACGCCACGGTGGATGTAGAGGCGCTCGCACAAGACATGCCGCAGAGCTCATTGCAATACGAGTCTGCCTTCAGCGGGATGGCGAACGACTCTCCGCACGTACCCGTGGCTGGCCCGGGAGGCCAGTACCCGAAAGGCTTCCGGCAGGGCGCCCCATTCCAGACGGGCCAGAACTGGCCTCTCTCGTGGGAGCTGCGCGCCTTCGAGGCCGAGCAACGCCCCGGCTTCATTCCGCCTGTCGCGCATCCCGGGGCGGCTGGGTCCGGTGGTGACGGCACCGGTGGCTCAGACAGTCCGCGCTTACAGCCGGAGCCGCCGCGTTCGGAGGCGACTGCGGCTAGCCGCGGCGCTGCGGAACTCGGTACGGCACCATCACCATCCTCCCCAGCCGCTGGTGAAGCCGGTAGCGCGACCACAGCCAATGAGACCGGCTCGGCGGCGCCTGCGGATGCTGGCAGCTCTCCCTCGTTCGTCTTGTTGACGGGCAGGCAGCTCTATGACGAGGGGACGATGATGGCGCGGAGCGCCGCGCTCCGTAGGTTGCAGCGCAAGCCTTTCGTCGAGCTGAACGACGAGGACGCAAAGGCGCTCGAGATCGACGACGGCCAAGACGTGCTGGTCGAAGGCAACGGACGGAGCTTCACCGTCCGCGCCGTGATCGGAGACATCGCCCGGGGTGCGGTCTTCGTTCCCTACGACCAGGCGGGGTTGCCCGCGAACGAGCTGATCTCGGGTGTGGACCCGACGGTGTCGGTGAGGCGTCCATGA